Below is a window of Arabidopsis thaliana chromosome 2, partial sequence DNA.
GAGCTACCTCCAACTCTTCAGCTCTATAATAACACAGGGAGTGATGGAGGGATCATAAggagatatataaaaaagttcaCCAGTGATTTCAATATCCAAAGTCATATACTAAGATACGAGATTAACCTTAGTAAAGCAGATCTTTTCTCCTGAAGCAACTTGTGGAGTTCACCCTTCAACCAGAGAACCTCGAGTCGTTGTGGGCAAATGTTGTTATTATAAGTTGACATTGCAATTACTGGCACTAATGCGTAATTATATTCATAGTAGTGGTATTAGTTGGTCCAGATAAATTTCATGTAAGAAACTTTCTTAATTGTTACTACCCATCATATTTATCTTTCAAGTTCCTAGGGGCAACATCTCCAACCCAACAGAAAGGATGACACAAATTACCTGTCCTTGAAGATCTTGAAAAATATCTATCTCACAATCCCCAGTCAGGCTAATAAAGATGTCGTCTGCATAACTGGATCCCGATTCAGAACGAGATAAACTCCCATTTGACAATGAGGCTTTGCTAGCTAAAACAGAATTTGGGTCTTGCTTGGAATTATGTAATTTGGTTGCAGTGTCTTTTGAATCCCTCCAAGCTTGAAGACCCTTTAATCTTTCCTCAAATGCAGCTATTACTGCTGGCCTGTGTTTGCTTCTTAGTTCCTGCAATTTACTTTCATGTACATTTTGGTAACCCATGCAAGCAGTGAAAACGAGCTGGCTGCTATCAAATGTTGAACCAGTCATTGATTGTAGCAAAGTAACAGCATCTCCAATGTCCTTGGTTGTAACCAATGCAGGACCTGATATGGCAAGCATAAAAAGTATAGAGCAATTCCATTGATTATTACTTAAATCATATGGATACTTAGGTTCAACCGAGTACCATAAAATTCCATCAATGCGAGTGCTGTTCTGAAAAGCATAACACGATTTCCTTCAAATAGAAGCACATCCCACACTCTGAGAACTGTTATACCAAAGAAGATATTTGAGACTGACATTCAGAAAACGTAAGagtatataaacaattttcctCTAAAAGTAAagtttaaaattccaatttctaAAAACCTGACCACTTTCCCATGGAAGCATATTAATGAAGATGGTAAGAAACCATGGCCCTGTAACGCAAGCCACCTGCACTCCAAGATAATCTAGATGATGAACTGCAGATGGACAGAAATCACAAGTAGTGTTAGCACCAACTCCAAATTTTTGGTAAGATGAAACAAGACTGTGAAAAAACTAACCCAATTTAGGAAATCTCTCTCGAAGTAACTCCTCCAGAACTCGTTGGTCAACCTGGGGAAAGTAAAATGTTTTATGATGAGATTACTAGTCGGCCATAAAGGATAGGAAAATACTGTAACAAAAAGATTACTATTTTACCTGGGACTCGAGCATCTCTTCTGAATAATAATCATGGAAGTAGTCATCAATGATTCCTGTAAGCGACCTTAAAATCCGAAGTAATATTTAGTTAACTTACATGTTTGTTAAGAAGAGATTTGAGGAATGGGCTAACAGTAGTTAATAttcaaccaaaagaaaaggaagtcATAGATACACGAACTTCACACAGAACCAAAGAGTTGGATTTTCATTGACaaacaataatacaatattAGGAGTTAGAGAGTAGTTTCCGAACATACCAAAAAGCATTCTCTTCGGGCATCAGAAGTAATAAAAGTGCAGCGAAGAAATTCATTGCCTGCACATGATTTATTGATACAAGATAACAAATAACTGAGATGTTCATTTTTGTGAGCATGTAACCATACTAGGATACAGAAGTGACAGTATTAAATAACCGAATACCTGACAGTATCCAACAGAGGGATTATGCCTGGCATAAGCAGTTAGCAATCGCCTCAGAGCATTTCTGAAATCATCATCTAGGGCAGGATGACCTGGAAATGTCCGGGGTAAATCCTGTAATTGAAATAAGCAACAGCTGAGAAAAATGACCAAGATCAACAGGAGTCCAGTACTGCACCATTAGTTAGAAAATGCTGGATGCCAAGTAATGTACAGTTGCTAACCTTTTCTATCTGACCTTTCCATTTTTCCACAACAGAGAGGGGGTCTGTACTTGAACCTTTCTCATCTGTATGCTGCATGAGCTCCTGCTCTATGTCGTTTCCTAGACTATCTGCAGCTAATAGATTTTGGTAATAATTCTTGACCCGACGTTTCTTGACTCCCGCAAATGCTTGCCAGAGCtgaatatttgtatatatattttcagattATTGAGCAGAAAATAAGGATAATAAGAACTAACTATCAATAGCAGGAGAATGCTAGAAAAGAGAATGACAGGATTTATTACCTCACCCCTCAGAGCCATAGGTGCACCGCCATGAATAAGAACTTCAAGTTCGTCTTTCCAGGGGCATGCAGATACTAGGGAAGCTgcatcagcagcagcagacATGCTGGAGACACTTGTGCCATCTGAAGAACCATCCTGAATTGGATCTGATCTCTCCGCATCATAGAACTCGTCTTCGGAATCATTCTCACATACTCCCTTTGAAGACTCGGTCTCATCAGTTGAGGCTAAGGAATTCAATTTCTGAGCTTCTTGCTCGCCATTTGTGGAATCCCCCTTCATTTTGACACGGACACTCATCAAGTCCTCAATTGCTTGAAGAGATGGCCTGATCTCAGCCCATAACTGAACTTTGTGCACATTCTTCTCTCTATTGGGAacttcatcttcctctctcGCATTCCCAGGAGTTAAATCAGAACCTGGCTTGTCAGCATTCAGATCTTTTCTTTCAGCACCCTTGTTtaattccttttcttttttcttgtcactTTCACTTGGATTGACATGAGTATTTTCAGACGATCCATTCGTAGGTGACACGCCAGATTCTGCATGAAATTCCAGGAAATTGCTCCACCTTGCCGACCTCTCCACTTCTTCCTCCTGCAGTTTATCAGTAAAAAACAGCATTAGAATGTTAAGGTGAAACATCGAGTGACAGTGACTGCGTCAACCatataagaaccaaaaaatGACTTATGATATATGAAGCCTTTCGATATTGATTAAACCAAGACCACTAAGTAAACTTCTAAGTTAAGTCCACTTCTGAAATCTTTCACACAGCTGTAACAAAGCTACTTTAATGGATCACCAAATTTTAGACAAACCTTCCTTTTTTCCTAAGAATGCCAGTGTGCACTCAATCATGTAAAAGAATTTTCCgagtagaaaataaaagttatggAGATAGAAAGAACCTTGTAGATATTAACATATTCTCGGTATCTTTGCACATGCTGAGGCCTCACAGAAAATCCATATGCATCCCTGTTCATAAAACCAACCTCATTAACTTCCCTAAGTACTAAGAATATAGATGAAATCAAGATCAATGATCACTAGATTCTCAACTAGTGATCTAAAAAGACAACATTTTGCTCAGCAAATCGAGAGCAGAGAGATTAACTGAGAAACCgcaatttcaaaaaacaaattccatcAAATGTAgtaaattagaaacaaaaacacaacgAGATAAGCAATGTAGCAATGGAGAAGCTCGAAAGGCGATACCTTTTGTGGTCAGACTTAGAAACGGCGTCGGCGATCATAATTCCTTAGTTGGAGAACGAGATCTCTCCGAATAGAGGCGGTGATAGTTGAAAGAGATGGCTGAgcgcagaagaagaagatccggTGGAGCAAGAAGCAATACTACTAATTGAACATCATTACAACACGCGActgaagttgaaaaaaaagatgaaaagttACTACAGTGTCggagagagagacgaagaaaAAGGTCCGAGATTGTAGAGGACGTTATTGCAtcctttaattaatttatatacttATCATCAAATACTCGAAACCTTTGTCCTTCTTTTGAAATAAACTTATActggaaattaataattttgggCCTAAATCAACTAGAGCccatttgtttcatgtttgatTAAAAGGGATTTATATACCCTATTGAGTCCACGTCACACCGTCGTCGTTAATCGTggattaatttgttttgggcCTAACTGAACTATAAATCCacttgtttagtttttacGGTAAAGTCACTTTTGCCCTTTAGAATCCACCAAAGTCGCCACTGTCTTTCCCAATTTCTTTGAACTTTTCAGGTACCCTtaaacttcatcttcttcgatttttaccatttttttcaatttgcAATCAGAAATCGAAGCGATCCAAATTAGTAAGCTCGCCCATGCTCAGATCCGGTCTGGCTTCGTTAATCGTCGATGTCAATTTGCGGCGCACGTTACGTCCATCCCCAACCTTTTCTTTTCCGGCGCATCTTAGCCGTTGCATTATCACTTCCCGTTACTCCTCCCGTACATCTCTAAGGTTTCCGATTCAAATATCTCGCCACCAACACCGTCTATCCTacttttcttcatcctcttcgtCGGAGCAAAGCAGACCAACTTCCTCTTCCCGAAACAGTTTCAGTGGTCACGGTCAGCTTGATAGTGATGATAATTCTTCACCGCCTCCGTCGCAATCATCTTCCAAAGTTCTTACATTGCCTACCGTATTAACACTTGGTCGTGTCGCCGCCGTCCCGCTTCTCGTCGCAAGTACGTTACTTTGTTACCTCCaattgttttggattcgaatgTGTCACAGTATTTGAACTAATA
It encodes the following:
- a CDS encoding Ypt/Rab-GAP domain of gyp1p superfamily protein (Ypt/Rab-GAP domain of gyp1p superfamily protein; FUNCTIONS IN: RAB GTPase activator activity; INVOLVED IN: regulation of Rab GTPase activity; LOCATED IN: intracellular; EXPRESSED IN: 17 plant structures; EXPRESSED DURING: 8 growth stages; CONTAINS InterPro DOMAIN/s: RabGAP/TBC (InterPro:IPR000195); BEST Arabidopsis thaliana protein match is: Ypt/Rab-GAP domain of gyp1p superfamily protein (TAIR:AT3G55020.1).); this translates as MIADAVSKSDHKRYRLSSFSIATLLISLLLREVNEVGFMNRDAYGFSVRPQHVQRYREYVNIYKEEEVERSARWSNFLEFHAESGVSPTNGSSENTHVNPSESDKKKEKELNKGAERKDLNADKPGSDLTPGNAREEDEVPNREKNVHKVQLWAEIRPSLQAIEDLMSVRVKMKGDSTNGEQEAQKLNSLASTDETESSKGVCENDSEDEFYDAERSDPIQDGSSDGTSVSSMSAAADAASLVSACPWKDELEVLIHGGAPMALRGELWQAFAGVKKRRVKNYYQNLLAADSLGNDIEQELMQHTDEKGSSTDPLSVVEKWKGQIEKDLPRTFPGHPALDDDFRNALRRLLTAYARHNPSVGYCQAMNFFAALLLLLMPEENAFWSLTGIIDDYFHDYYSEEMLESQVDQRVLEELLRERFPKLVHHLDYLGVQVACVTGPWFLTIFINMLPWESVLRVWDVLLFEGNRVMLFRTALALMEFYGPALVTTKDIGDAVTLLQSMTGSTFDSSQLVFTACMGYQNVHESKLQELRSKHRPAVIAAFEERLKGLQAWRDSKDTATKLHNSKQDPNSVLASKASLSNGSLSRSESGSSYADDIFISLTGDCEIDIFQDLQGQGELHKLLQEKRSALLRAEELEVALMEMVKQDNRRQLKAKIEQLEQGVTELRRLVSDKREQESAMIQVLMRMEQEHKVTEDARRLAEQDAATQRYAAEVLQEKYEEAVAALAEMEERAVMAESMLEATLQYQSGQVKAQPSPRQLKQDLPVMVSP
- a CDS encoding Ypt/Rab-GAP domain of gyp1p superfamily protein (Ypt/Rab-GAP domain of gyp1p superfamily protein; FUNCTIONS IN: RAB GTPase activator activity; INVOLVED IN: regulation of Rab GTPase activity; LOCATED IN: intracellular; EXPRESSED IN: 18 plant structures; EXPRESSED DURING: 8 growth stages; CONTAINS InterPro DOMAIN/s: RabGAP/TBC (InterPro:IPR000195); BEST Arabidopsis thaliana protein match is: Ypt/Rab-GAP domain of gyp1p superfamily protein (TAIR:AT3G55020.1); Has 30201 Blast hits to 17322 proteins in 780 species: Archae - 12; Bacteria - 1396; Metazoa - 17338; Fungi - 3422; Plants - 5037; Viruses - 0; Other Eukaryotes - 2996 (source: NCBI BLink).), coding for MIADAVSKSDHKRDAYGFSVRPQHVQRYREYVNIYKEEEVERSARWSNFLEFHAESGVSPTNGSSENTHVNPSESDKKKEKELNKGAERKDLNADKPGSDLTPGNAREEDEVPNREKNVHKVQLWAEIRPSLQAIEDLMSVRVKMKGDSTNGEQEAQKLNSLASTDETESSKGVCENDSEDEFYDAERSDPIQDGSSDGTSVSSMSAAADAASLVSACPWKDELEVLIHGGAPMALRGELWQAFAGVKKRRVKNYYQNLLAADSLGNDIEQELMQHTDEKGSSTDPLSVVEKWKGQIEKDLPRTFPGHPALDDDFRNALRRLLTAYARHNPSVGYCQAMNFFAALLLLLMPEENAFWSLTGIIDDYFHDYYSEEMLESQVDQRVLEELLRERFPKLVHHLDYLGVQVACVTGPWFLTIFINMLPWESVLRVWDVLLFEGNRVMLFRTALALMEFYGPALVTTKDIGDAVTLLQSMTGSTFDSSQLVFTACMGYQNVHESKLQELRSKHRPAVIAAFEERLKGLQAWRDSKDTATKLHNSKQDPNSVLASKASLSNGSLSRSESGSSYADDIFISLTGDCEIDIFQDLQGQVLWLKGELHKLLQEKRSALLRAEELEVALMEMVKQDNRRQLKAKIEQLEQGVTELRRLVSDKREQESAMIQVLMRMEQEHKVTEDARRLAEQDAATQRYAAEVLQEKYEEAVAALAEMEERAVMAESMLEATLQYQSGQVKAQPSPRQLKQDLPVMVSP